A window of Primulina tabacum isolate GXHZ01 chromosome 4, ASM2559414v2, whole genome shotgun sequence contains these coding sequences:
- the LOC142541803 gene encoding ATP-dependent DNA helicase RRM3-like has translation MVCRAFRDNVIHAEISVGQHAGKMVLLPRIPLSPAENEGYPFQFIRKQFPIRLCFAMTINKSQGQTIPIVGVYLREPVFSHGQLYVALSRGISMKNTHVLIKPDIASGSDEA, from the coding sequence ATGGTATGCCGAGCATTTCGTGATAATGTCATCCATGCAGAGATTTCGGTTGGACAACATGCTGGAAAAATGGTTCTGTTACCTCGGATACCTCTATCTCCAGCAGAAAATGAAGGGTACCCATTCCAATTCATACGGAAGCAATTTCCAATTCGCTTATGTTTTGCAATGACAATAAACAAATCACAAGGTCAAACAATTCCAATTGTTGGGGTTTATTTACGAGAACCTGTTTTCTCACATGGACAGCTTTATGTTGCTCTATCTAGAGGGATCTCGATGAAGAATACTCATGTGCTAATCAAACCAGACATTGCC